One part of the Triplophysa dalaica isolate WHDGS20190420 chromosome 25, ASM1584641v1, whole genome shotgun sequence genome encodes these proteins:
- the kmt2ba gene encoding histone-lysine N-methyltransferase 2B → MAASGGGLPASVAAAATNTSAAVRCRFPGRPWMSRSLVKTEKRSHVGRERVEDRKGPRPVDVEATLSEDPSLSRLLLLAEKHKRKNEAGFCTSGSDEDGDFTGFKVDNRWSSHSGKGSSGSTHKPGSSQVKPVKAPAEVKAPEKSSDKPMRSNRNVSKTDQTFKRPKMVIKITAKKLTKKETDQHVSQGSSRKSNDRILRSKQDAKSVSSHEADNKIGATEEENITVTLQSQSSGETERRRRRRRRRGKVVWTTALVKRKQRASRLRSIKAQSSLAENAETLEVNHRRRRKEIGASGQEGTVSPKEVKKKKRIPKGGSLESGSIQQQKIHDSQGQDSIMHRKRRRLGHKNLDSTCHTLQPIEEQKQPIEEIEKSALAVQTELMNISAKPVVTARSSRVIRLPKRFMDDESMSALPDRGSPKKTALSEIPMETGKLNIEISQSHDSTVKQKTLEEPQILKNAEMSILKELKSQRGRPVLSSARVDGGRRGRGGRISQSNDYKIYWKLKKLNASLARRKMQRIASASNRLDGEDAVKLETHDTEKTMETGRRKIQDMCSPGLVPKVVIRIGVRSDQSPLSTLAEGCDPAKENVEAGNLEGTNEQMVAGGHNAQMMVGPSGTTHRINLSGANKRMFHLLKRAKVQLIKIDQQKQLKTAQLLSSSARVREGLVAGRGRGRGRGKGRGRGRRKHIVTDDAEEALQENLIGGPRIKHVCRAAAVALGQPRAMVPDDIPRLSALPLHEREGITCSPAEEDVASHSEPESEESVDQKPLFRRKYESMGFSRRLTRCFHCKGCTQLEDCGKCVFCLDKPKFGGPNKKRQSCVLKKCTRIEKNKTRRFNKVQMRRHRPAAAAGTYSSDEENEKEGGDEGQTFSPTRRQPRRQVTPMSYRKLLDYYSSDTESVSSEKTKTSVTQKTPSSEVAAPVMAPEEAAKQRKQGVYRAFWAQSKTDKSSAEQVSSSVLTPLANGFTQRGVKCPQRTSNKIRVDFKEDCNIQNVWLMGGLSILTSVPIMPQSVCLLCASKGEHDMIYCQMCCEPFHHFCLPPDDRPKEENKENWCCRRCKFCHVCGRKSRQAKPVLQCQKCMNCYHPACLGPTYPKPPKLNMSWICMLCIRCKSCGVTPGKSSDTPWNYELDICPNCTKLHSKGNFCTVCLKCYEEFDSSMMQCARCAHWVHPRCEGLTDDLYEILGRLRGKSLVFSCAACSKTFRSGWQEVVQEALKNGLQKIMNGLRNCPSTHLLFVCSQCKACPDLVIAKEQSVCCLHVVEQKLKKDLYASLKAFHEDVVTVIADRLKKEESYPDDLKLTSQAKINYIKVVQQVFSWFRCQDPKTWNMQELPSGMLPEAVLPPSDEHSYAQWLKNQDRTFKRREVDQENPTSKLHDLHNTNPPSFVDERQCSLCPQLGDAKPNDAGRLLYIGQNEWAHVNCCVWSAEVRDVKGALLHVHSAVTRGRFMRCERCGQNGATVGCCLSSCQSNYHFMCARASNCVFQTDKNVYCYKHSDLISNKIEQGNSFEVLRRVYVDFDGINLRRKFLTGLDPESINVMIGSLHVQKLGVLTELSANSGKLYPVGYQCSRWYWSTVDPRRRCLYTCKITEMHPSSRCIASHCTLDQGENHTIVHSPKAQSDENTTDSEHCSPGLSPTTKQDLGAGAKMSHSRRPAGGMFRPLPSPGNAISTPHHILTISDFDETRRSTRRHSTRSRNASPPPAVLPGPMTLRSGGALHPRSLSFSPPASPVGATENLISSTSPRRRGRPPSSPSNSTSGPSPPRAALQSPSARSARLSPRHQAPFKITPPEDAGPSIMDATSSSQELISDADVAVASVLNAKLEFDEALLNENVALHCDTQGGENDAEDVSKYSADVKGTSCPATADVQMGVDSVDEDADHYINFSRTVVVREAAKDSSQVGHNVYPNSGSISQLDGADNDSESDTSEANAEGDTQEVGNSFHSQESEPLKHPNTGRSLGNRQLVCTISSDENQLPGDSVDQNAGSKTCEEQEITSLQENLIVVSSQHETSGTGGLEDQELSLTHIVTTGEEVLLDSESTEDSKEAFLDDTSGNFISADGRILEVKENSASPGEVCDSSSVNEGLNKASLPAIPTSSARNIVIVKPTTTTQRRYVTVQPRTQLLKAIKMDATPYSVPVSVVSTSAPVSVTPLSSVINGFGQAPKDAAKTRTIAIRIAMPKPVTEQSQPQCLGTPTSPQVLLVNRAGQILVKNPQTNTYQIHSANSPSYAHISQIARIIHSGNIIQRPVPKVTVIPVPQDGLAKSAPARIISYSSGNGAAQATQVLIRSLPQHYIGSQLQNISQPIERTDRAMSRNAREGGEKEMAQAIIDKAMASHREAASLLNPSQFQVSPYLNEHLSTESSQPSPSHLRSPPNILANSRPQVKVKRVSSVTERIGVKKCRTDFMDHTTPSSQEDLNRSNKVRMKTPSVKDVLDFDNPDTGSPKQPPHEESKLVEPERKTLDEVEPTLPQARETKDCGKAQLLSSKQGDTSDWAPYAGWSSDEDSPSPGKQDKYVNQYQPQLRFQITSDDGFYIEADSIDVAWKAVIDGVQEARTGCRLEQLPVTRVSGARVLGILHDAVLFLLEQLHGAALCNQHRFRFHQHDNIEEELPINPSGCARAEIYERKSTFDMFNFLASQHRKLPESRPCDDEEDDIMLKSSRRGTSTELPVAMRFRHLERTSKEAVGVYRSPIHGRGLFCKRNIEAGEMLIEYAGNVIRSVLTDKREKYYDSKGIGCYMFRIDDFDVVDATMHGNAARFINHSCDPNCYSRVINVEGQKHIVIFALRKIYRGEELTYDYKFPIEDPSSKLHCNCGARRCRRFLN, encoded by the exons ATGGCGGCATCAGGAGGCGGATTACCAGCCTCGGTTGCTGCAGCGGCCACAAACACCTCCGCGGCCGTTCGCTGTCGTTTCCCGGGTCGACCATGGATGTCTCGGAGCCTGGTAAAGACGGAGAAACGTTCTCATGTCGGTCGGGAGAGGGTTGAAGATAGGAAAGGGCCAAGGCCTGTCGACGTTGAAGCTACGCTCAGTGAGGATCCGTCACTGTCTCGGCTGCTTTTGCTGGCGGAGAAGCACAAGCGGAAGAACGAGGCGGGATTCTGTACGAGCGGGAGCGATGAG GATGGAGACTTTACTGGCTTTAAAGTGGACAACCGATGGTCCTCACATTCTGGCAAAGGTTCATCAG GGAGTACCCATAAACCGGGATCCTCACAGGTGAAGCCTGTTAAAGCACCAGCAGAAGTAAAAGCTCCAGAAAAATCATCTGACAAACCCATGAGGAGTAACAGAAATGTTTCCAAAACTGACCAAACATTCAAGAGGCCCAAAATGGTTATAAAAATTACAGCAAAAAAGTTGACCAAGAAAGAAACGGATCAACATGTGAGTCAAGGCAGCTCAAGGAAGTCAAACGACAGAATACTCAGGAGCAAGCAGGATGCAAAATCTGTGTCCTCACATGAAGCAGATAATAAAATTGGAGCGACGGAAGAGGAGAACATTACCGTAACGTTACAAAGTCAAAGCTCTGGTGAAACAGAAAGACGGAGAAGGCGAAGGCGAAGGCGGGGCAAGGTAGTGTGGACTACAGCGTTGgtaaagagaaaacagagagcTTCTCGACTACGATCCATCAAAGCCCAAAGCTCTCTGGCAGAAAATGCAGAGACACTTGAAGTTAACCACAGGAGGAGGAGAAAGGAGATTGGTGCTAGTGGACAAGAAGGTACTGTATCTCCAAAagaagttaaaaaaaagaagaggaTCCCAAAGGGCGGCTCTCTAGAATCAGGTAGTATACagcaacaaaaaatacatgataGTCAAGGACAGGACTCAATCATGCATAGAAAGAGACGGCGACTTGGCCACAAAAACTTGGACTCTACATGCCATACATTGCAACCGATAGAGGAACAGAAACAGCCAATTGAAGAGATTGAGAAATCCGCTTTGGCAGTCCAGACAGAACTAATGAATATCTCTGCCAAACCAGTTGTTACTGCTCGTTCTTCCCGGGTCATCAGGCTTCCAAAAAGGTTCATGGATGACGAAAGCATGTCTGCACTCCCAGACAGAGGATCCCCAAAGAAAACAGCGCTGTCTGAAATCCCAATGGAAACTGGCAAACTAAATATAGAGATTTCCCAATCCCATGATTCTACAGTCAAGCAGAAGACATTGGAAGAGCCGCAGATCTTGAAGAATGCTGAGATGAGTATTTTGAAAGAGTTGAAATCTCAGCGAGGCAGACCTGTTTTGAGTTCCGCGAGGGTCGATGGTGGTCGTCGTGGGAGGGGTGGGAGAATTAGCCAATCCAACGACTACAAGATATACTGGAAGTTAAAGAAGCTCAATGCAAGCCTGGCGCGACGAAAGATGCAGCGCATCGCCAGTGCTAGTAACAGACTAGACGGCGAAGATGCTGTGAAGTTGGAGACCCACGATACAGAAAAAACTATGGAAACAGGAAGGAGAAAAATTCAGGACATGTGTTCTCCAGGGTTGGTGCCAAAAGTAGTCATACGTATTGGAGTACGTTCTGATCAGTCTCCGCTATCAACTTTGGCCGAGGGGTGTGATCCAGCTAAAGAGAATG ttgagGCTGGCAATCTTGAAGGCACCAATGAACAGATGGTAGCTGGTGGACATAACGCCCAGATGATGGTGGGGCCCAGTGGTACCACCCACAGAATTAATCTTTCGGGTGCAAATAAGAGGATGTTCCACCTGCTGAAGAGAGCCAAAGTCCAACTGATTAAAATCGACCAGCAGAAACAGCTGAAAACTGCTCAg CTTCTGTCCAGCTCTGCCAGAGTAAGAGAAGGATTGGTAGCGGGCAGGGGGAGAGGCAGGGGCAGGGGGAAAGGCAGGGGGAGAGGCAGAAGGAAGCACATAGTCACAGACGACGCAGAAGAGGCTCTACAG GAGAATTTGATCGGGGGTCCTCGTATAAAGCATGTATGTCGCGCAGCGGCGGTGGCACTGGGGCAGCCCCGTGCCATGGTTCCAGATGACATTCCCAGACTTAGCGCTCTTCCGCTGCATGAGAGAGAGGGGATCACCTGCTCACCTGCTGAAGAGG ATGTTGCATCTCACTCAGAACCTGAGAGTGAAGAATCTGTTGATCAGAAGCCATTGTTCAGGCGTAAATATGAAAGCATGGGTTTTAGCAGGCGATTAACTCGCTGCTTCCACTGCAAGGGCTGTACTCAACTTGAGGACTGTGGGAAGTGTGTGTTCTGTCTGGACAAGCCCAAATTTGGAGGACCCAACAAGAAACGGCAGAGCTGTGT GTTGAAGAAGTGCACACGGATCGAGAAAAACAAAACGAGGCGATTTAACAAAG TCCAGATGAGGCGACATCGGCCAGCAGCGGCCGCTGGCACGTACAGCAGCGACGAAGAAAACGAGAAGGAGGGTGGAGATGAAGGACAGACATTTAGCCCAACCAGGAGGCAGCCAAGACGACAGGTCACGCCAATGTCCTACAGAAAACTGCTGGACTATTACTCCTCCGACACAGAGAGTGTCAGTTCTGAAAAGACAAAGACCAGCGTGACCCAAAAGACTCCATCCAGTG AAGTGGCTGCCCCTGTAATGGCCCCAGAAGAAGCGGCAAAACAGAGAAAGCAGGGAGTTTACAGGGCTTTCTGGGCCCAAAGCAAAACAGATAAG AGCTCAGCGGAACAAGTGTCATCCAGTGTTTTGACTCCACTTGCAAACGGCTTCACCCAAAGAGGCGTGAAGTGTCCACAGAGGACGTCCAACAAGATTCGCGTGGACTTCAAG GAAGATTGTAACATCCAGAATGTCTGGTTGATGGGTGGATTGAGTATTCTCACTTCAGTTCCCATCATGCCTCAGTCTGTGTGTCTGCTCTGTGCCAGCAAGGGCGAACACGAT ATGATTTACTGTCAGATGTGCTGTGAGCCTTTTCACCATTTCTGTCTGCCTCCGGACGATCGGCCGAAGGAGGAGAACAAAGAGAACTGGTGCTGCAGACGCTGCAAGTTCTGCCACGTTTGTGGCCGCAAGAGCAGGCAGGCAAAG CCGGTTTTGCAGTGCCAGAAATGCATGAACTGCTACCACCCAGCCTGCTTAGGACCCACCTATCCCAAACCTCCTAAATTGAACATGTCGTGG ATTTGCATGCTGTGCATTCGGTGTAAGAGCTGTGGTGTGACGCCAGGCAAATCCTCAGATACGCCCTGGAACTACGAACTGGACATTTGCCCCAACTGTACCAAACTTCACAGCAAAG GTAACTTCTGCACTGTGTGTCTGAAGTGCTATGAAGAGTTTGACAGCAGCATGATGCAGTGTGCCCGGTGTGCCCACTGGGTCCATCCCAGGTGTGAGGGGCTCACAG ACGATCTCTACGAGATCTTGGGTCGTCTACGGGGTAAGAGCCTTGTGTTCTCCTGCGCCGCCTGCAGTAAGACATTCCGCAGCGGTTGGCAGGAAGTGGTTCAGGAAGCTTTGAAGAACGGCCTGCAGAAGATCATGAATGGGTTGAGGAACTGTCCGTCCACCCACCTCCTCTTTGTTTGTTCGCAG TGCAAGGCTTGTCCAGATTTGGTGATTGCGAAGGAACAGTCTGTCTGTTGTCTGCATGTTGTGGAGCAGAAGTTAAAGAAGGACCTGTACGCCTCTCTG AAAGCATTTCATGAGGATGTGGTGACCGTCATAGCGGATAGACTAAAAAAAGAGGAATCTTATCCAGATGATCTCAAGCTCACCAGCCAAGCCAAGATAAACTATATAAAG GTAGTACAACAAGTATTTAGCTGGTTCAGGTGTCAGGACCCTAAAACATGGAATATGCAAGAATTACCAAG TGGTATGCTCCCCGAGGCAGTTCTTCCCCCAAGTGATGAACACAGTTATGCACAATGGCTCAAAAACCAGGACCGTACCTTTAAAAGGCGCGAAGTGGACCAAGAAAACCCCACATCAAAATTACATG atctacacaacacaaaccctCCATCATTTGTGGACGAAAGGCAGTGCTCTCTCTGCCCGCAGCTTGGAGATGCCAAACCAAAT GATGCTGGTAGGCTGCTGTACATTGGACAGAATGAATGGGCTCACGTGAACTGCTGCGTGTGGTCGGCTGAAGTGAGGGATGTCAAAGGGGCTTTGCTGCATGTTCACAGTGCCGTCACCAGGGGCCGTTTCATG CGCTGTGAGCGATGTGGCCAGAATGGGGCAACAGTGGGATGCTGTCTTAGCTCGTGTCAGAGTAACTACCACTTCATGTGTGCTCGTGCCAGCAACTGTGTCTTTCAGACCGACAAGAACGTCTACTGTTACAAACACAGTGACCTCATCAGTAACAAG ATCGAGCAAGGAAATAGCTTTGAAGTTCTCAGGAGGGTGTATGTGGATTTTGATGGAATCAATCTGCGAAGGAAGTTTTTAACAGGCTTGGACCCAGAATCGATAAATGTGATGATTG GATCTCTACACGTTCAGAAACTTGGTGTTCTGACAGAGCTGTCTGCAAATTCAGGAAAATTGTATCCAGTTGGTTACCA ATGTTCTAGATGGTATTGGAGCACCGTCGACCCTCGAAGGCGATGCCTGTACACTTGTAAAATCACAGAGATGCATCCATCGTCACGGTGCATAGCTTCTCACTGCACGCTGGATCAGGGAGAAAATCATACTATTGTGCACAGCCCAAAAGCACAAAGTG ATGAGAACACCACAGACAGTGAGCATTGTTCACCTGGGCTGTCCCCCACAACCAAACAAGACTTAGGGGCAGGAGCTAAGATGTCACATAGCAGGAGACCAGCAGGAGGAATGTTCAGACCTTTGCCTTCTCCAG GAAATGCCATTTCAACACCCCATCATATTTTGACCATCAGTGACTTCGACGAGACACGACGGTCAACGAGGAGGCACTCCACACGCAGTCGAAATGCCTCGCCTCCCCCTGCGGTCCTGCCCGGCCCGATGACTCTGCGATCAGGGGGCGCACTTCACCCTCGGTCGCTGTCGTTTAGCCCCCCCGCCTCACCTGTTGGTGCAACCGAGAACCTCATTAGCTCCACCTCACCTCGACGAAGAGGGAGGCCTCCCTCATCTCCCTCTAACTCCACCTCAGGGCCCTCACCGCCACGAGCGGCTCTCCAAAGTCCTTCCGCTCGGTCTGCCCGCCTCTCGCCACGACATCAAGCGCCTTTTAAAATCACACCACCTGAAGATGCAGGACCATCCATTATGGATGCCACATCATCATCTCAAGAACTGATTTCAGACGCAGATGTTGCTGTGGCTTCTGTGCTGAATGCAAAACTAGAATTTGATGAGGCTTTGCTTAATGAGAATGTGGCTCTGCACTGTGACACTCAAGGTGGTGAGAACGATGCTGAAGATGTTTCCAAATACAGCGCAGACGTGAAGGGCACGTCGTGTCCTGCGACTGCAGATGTGCAGATGGGTGTAGACTCGGTCGACGAGGATGCTGACCATTATATAAACTTCTCTCGCACTGTAGTGGTCCGCGAGGCCGCCAAAGACTCTTCACAAGTAGGACATAATGTCTATCCTAACTCAGGGTCCATCTCACAGCTGGACGGAGCTGATAATGATTCTGAGAGCGACACAAGCGAAGCCAACGCAGAGGGCGATACTCAGGAAGTAGGGAATAGTTTTCATAGTCAGGAATCTGAGCCATTGAAGCATCCAAACACGGGCAGATCCCTTGGCAACAGGCAGCTAGTTTGCACAATATCATCTGATGAGAATCAACTCCCTGGAGATTCCGTTGATCAGAACGCTGGGTCCAAGACCTGTGAAGAACAGGAAATAACATCTTTACAGGAGAACTTGATTGTTGTCTCTAGCCAACATGAAACATCTGGAACCGGAGGGCTAGAAGATCAAGAATTGTCTTTGACACATATCGTTACAACTGGAGAGGAAGTCTTGTTGGATAGTGAATCGACGGAGGACTCAAAAGAGGCGTTTCTCGATGACACCAGTGGAAATTTTATATCAGCTGATGGCAGAATTTTGGAAGTGAAGGAAAATTCTGCTTCTCCTGGAGAAGTGTGCGATTCCTCATCTGTGAACGAGGGTTTAAATAAAGCTTCTCTGCCGGCTATTCCAACCAGTAGTGCTCGAAATATTGTGATCGTCAAGCCGACTACAACGACGCAAAGACGTTACGTTACCGTACAACCCAGGACTCAACTATTAAAAGCTATTAAGATGGACGCAACTCCTTATTCTGTGCCTGTTAGTGTTGTCTCAACGTCTGCTCCCGTGTCTGTTACTCCGCTTTCCTCTGTAATAAATGGCTTTGGACAAGCTCCAAAGGATGCCGCAAAGACTCGTACCATTGCCATACGCATCGCCATGCCGAAACCGGTTACGGAACAGTCTCAACCTCAGTGTCTGGGTACACCCACCTCACCTCAGGTCCTGCTGGTGAACCGCGCCGGACAGATTCTGGTGAAAAACCCGCAGACCAACACGTACCAAATACACAGCGCCAATTCCCCCTCGTATGCCCACATCAGTCAGATCGCCAGGATAATCCACAGCGGTAATATTATCCAGCGACCCGTTCCTAAGGTTACAGTCATACCCGTGCCTCAGGACGGTCTCGCCAAAAGTGCGCCGGCACGTATCATATCGTACAGCAGTGGTAATGGAGCCGCACAAGCAACCCAGGTGTTGATCCGCAGCTTACCTCAACATTACATCGGAAGCCAGTTGCAAAATATCAGTCAGCCGATAGAGAGGACGGACAGGGCAATGTCTAGAAACGCACGGGAGGGTGGGGAGAAGGAAATGGCCCAGGCGATAATAGACAAGGCGATGGCAAGTCATCGAGAAGCGGCAAGTCTTCTGAATCCTTCTCAATTCCAAGTGTCTCCCTACCTCAATGAACATCTCTCGACGGAGTCAAGTCAACCGTCTCCGTCTCATCTGCGGAGTCCGCCGAACATCTTGGCCAACTCTAGACCTCAGGTCAAGGTTAAGAGAGTGTCGTCGGTGACCGAACGAATTGGTGTGAAGAAATGCAGGACTGACTTTATGGACCACACGACCCCTAGTTCGCAAGAAGACTTAAACAG ATCAAACAAGGTTCGAATGAAGACGCCAAGTGTTAAGGATGTCCTCGACTTTGACAACCCAGACACTGGATCTCCCAAACAGCCGCCACATGAAGAATCCAAGCTGGTTGAACCAGAGAG gAAGACTCTAGATGAAGTGGAGCCCACCTTACCACAGGCAAGAGAAACAAAAGACTGTGGCAAAGCTCAATTGCTGAGCTCCAAACAGGGTGACACTTCTGACTGGGCTCCCTATGCAG gTTGGAGTTCAGATGAGGATTCTCCATCACCTGGCAAGCAGGACAAATATGTCAATCAATATCAGCCTCAACTGCGCTTTCAGATAACCAGTGATGATGGTTTCTACATAGAAGCGGACAGCATTGATG TGGCATGGAAGGCAGTCATTGATGGTGTTCAGGAGGCACGAACAGGCTGTCGGC